Proteins encoded within one genomic window of Amorphoplanes friuliensis DSM 7358:
- a CDS encoding cold-shock protein, with protein MAQGTVKWFNADKGFGFITVDGGGADVFVHFSAIQSSGYRTLEENQRVEFEIAQGQKGPQAEQVRPL; from the coding sequence ATGGCGCAAGGAACCGTGAAGTGGTTCAACGCAGACAAGGGCTTCGGCTTCATCACCGTCGACGGCGGGGGTGCTGACGTGTTCGTCCACTTCTCGGCCATCCAGAGCAGCGGTTACCGCACTCTGGAAGAGAACCAGCGGGTCGAGTTCGAGATCGCCCAGGGCCAGAAGGGCCCGCAGGCGGAACAGGTTCGCCCGCTCTGA
- a CDS encoding mechanosensitive ion channel domain-containing protein, with product MTSVMTALLAVVVAAGSALVLVEVVHWILRRLGRRSTLLDDLATTAHKPFLATMIVFAVQQALRGFAGDFPGRTGVLHALVILVIASVAWLIGALLLVLEDAALARWRVDVADNLKARRLKTQVVMLRRVTVAVIVVVTLGVMLMTFPGVRALGASLLASAGLVSVIAALAAQSTLGNLIAGLQLAFSDAVRIDDVVVVEGEWGRIEELTLTYVAVQIWDDRRLILPTSYFTTKPFQNWTRTGSAVLGTAEIDVDWSAPIEPMRAELRAVCEGTELWNGRVCVLQVTDAVGGMIRLRALVSADDAGSLWDLRCLVRERLVAWVFEHRRESLPRVRAEVGESSRILPARSGSRPGIEPEASDDARVFSGIGDGNERAATFGGPEEPVVASASGMRQ from the coding sequence GTGACCAGCGTTATGACCGCCCTGCTCGCCGTTGTCGTCGCGGCGGGCTCAGCGCTCGTGCTCGTCGAGGTGGTGCACTGGATCCTCAGGCGTCTCGGCCGCCGATCGACCCTGCTGGACGACCTGGCGACGACGGCACACAAACCGTTCCTCGCCACCATGATCGTGTTCGCCGTGCAGCAGGCCCTGCGGGGCTTCGCCGGCGACTTCCCGGGCCGCACCGGCGTTCTGCACGCCCTGGTGATCCTGGTGATAGCTTCCGTCGCCTGGCTCATCGGCGCCCTGCTGCTCGTCCTCGAGGACGCGGCCCTGGCCCGGTGGCGGGTCGACGTCGCCGACAACCTCAAGGCCCGCCGGCTCAAGACCCAGGTGGTGATGCTGCGCCGGGTCACCGTCGCCGTCATCGTCGTGGTCACCCTCGGCGTGATGCTGATGACCTTCCCCGGCGTCCGTGCGCTCGGTGCCAGCTTGCTCGCGTCGGCCGGACTCGTCTCGGTCATCGCCGCGCTGGCCGCGCAGAGCACGCTGGGCAACCTGATCGCCGGTCTCCAGCTCGCCTTCAGCGACGCCGTGCGCATCGACGACGTGGTGGTCGTCGAGGGGGAGTGGGGCCGCATCGAGGAGCTCACCCTCACCTACGTCGCGGTGCAGATCTGGGACGACCGGCGGCTCATCCTCCCCACGTCCTACTTCACCACCAAACCCTTCCAGAACTGGACGCGTACGGGCTCAGCGGTGCTCGGCACGGCCGAGATCGACGTGGACTGGTCCGCGCCGATCGAGCCGATGCGCGCGGAGTTGCGCGCGGTGTGCGAGGGCACGGAGTTGTGGAACGGCCGTGTCTGCGTGCTGCAGGTGACCGACGCGGTCGGCGGCATGATCCGGCTGCGGGCCCTGGTCAGCGCCGATGACGCGGGCTCGCTGTGGGACCTGCGCTGCCTCGTGCGCGAACGCCTGGTCGCCTGGGTCTTCGAGCACCGCCGCGAGTCGCTGCCCCGGGTGCGCGCCGAGGTGGGCGAGAGCAGCCGCATCCTGCCCGCGCGGTCCGGGTCACGGCCGGGGATCGAGCCCGAGGCCTCCGACGACGCCCGGGTCTTCAGCGGAATCGGCGACGGCAACGAACGTGCGGCCACTTTTGGTGGCCCGGAGGAGCCTGTTGTCGCCTCTGCGTCCGGTATGCGGCAGTAA
- a CDS encoding DUF3618 domain-containing protein, which translates to MSDNKNGSSGGKPDVAALREEIKQTRAELGETVQALAAKADVKARAKEQVEQTKQKARAQVHDATEKVRGAAAAAVGVASEKVRTATGQAGDKVAPALDKVRETAATAGDKARESGALDKVQEARVQVRRNPVPFAAVLAAGVALVGIILIVRGRRK; encoded by the coding sequence ATGAGCGACAACAAGAACGGATCCTCCGGGGGCAAGCCCGACGTGGCTGCCCTCCGCGAGGAGATCAAGCAGACCCGCGCGGAGCTCGGCGAGACCGTCCAGGCCCTCGCGGCCAAGGCGGACGTCAAGGCGCGGGCCAAGGAGCAGGTCGAGCAGACCAAGCAGAAGGCCCGGGCGCAGGTGCACGACGCGACCGAGAAGGTCCGCGGAGCCGCTGCCGCCGCCGTGGGTGTGGCGTCCGAGAAGGTGCGCACCGCCACCGGCCAGGCCGGTGACAAGGTCGCCCCGGCCCTCGACAAGGTTCGTGAGACCGCGGCGACGGCCGGCGACAAGGCTCGTGAGTCCGGCGCGCTGGACAAGGTCCAGGAGGCCCGGGTGCAGGTCCGGCGCAACCCGGTCCCGTTCGCCGCTGTGCTCGCGGCCGGTGTGGCCCTGGTCGGCATCATCCTGATCGTGCGGGGGAGGCGTAAGTGA
- a CDS encoding aldo/keto reductase gives MENRSFGRMGRTVGVIGLGAWQLGADWGSVSEEDAHATLAAAVDSGVTFIDTADVYGDGRSEQVIGQFIKDRPHLTVATKMGRRVPQEPGNYTLDNFRAWTDRSRTNLGVETLDLVQLHCPPTPVFSTEAVYDALDTLVQEKRIAAYGVSVEKVDEALAAIARPGTASVQIILNALRLKPLEQVLPAAAAAGVGIIARVPLASGLLSGRYDEHTTFGADDHRNYNRHGEAFDVGETFSGVDFETGLEAVRRLKPHVPAGATMAQFALRWILDQSGVTVVIPGARNPEQAQGNASAAALAPLDAEAHAAVRSVYDELIRPQVHDRW, from the coding sequence GTGGAGAATCGCAGCTTCGGCCGGATGGGCCGCACCGTCGGCGTGATCGGACTCGGCGCCTGGCAACTCGGCGCCGACTGGGGAAGCGTCAGTGAGGAGGACGCCCACGCCACGCTGGCCGCGGCGGTCGACTCCGGCGTGACCTTCATCGACACCGCCGACGTCTACGGCGACGGCCGCAGCGAGCAGGTCATCGGGCAGTTCATCAAGGACCGGCCGCACCTGACCGTGGCGACCAAGATGGGCCGGCGGGTGCCGCAGGAGCCCGGCAACTACACGCTCGACAACTTCCGGGCGTGGACCGACCGCTCGCGCACCAACCTCGGCGTCGAAACCCTCGACCTGGTGCAGCTGCACTGCCCGCCGACCCCGGTGTTCTCGACGGAGGCGGTCTACGACGCCCTCGACACGCTGGTGCAGGAGAAGCGCATCGCGGCCTACGGCGTGAGTGTCGAGAAGGTCGACGAGGCCCTGGCGGCCATCGCCCGGCCGGGCACCGCCAGCGTCCAGATCATCCTGAACGCGCTGCGGCTCAAGCCCCTCGAGCAGGTGCTGCCCGCCGCCGCGGCCGCCGGTGTCGGCATCATCGCCCGGGTGCCGCTGGCCAGTGGGCTGCTGTCCGGCCGTTACGACGAGCACACGACGTTCGGCGCCGACGACCACCGCAACTACAACCGCCACGGCGAGGCCTTCGACGTCGGCGAGACGTTCTCGGGCGTCGACTTCGAGACCGGCCTCGAGGCCGTACGCCGGCTCAAGCCGCACGTGCCGGCGGGCGCGACCATGGCGCAGTTCGCGCTGCGCTGGATCCTCGACCAGAGCGGCGTCACCGTGGTCATCCCCGGTGCCCGCAACCCGGAGCAGGCTCAGGGCAACGCCTCCGCGGCCGCCCTCGCGCCGCTCGACGCCGAGGCCCACGCCGCCGTCCGGTCGGTCTACGACGAGCTGATCAGGCCCCAGGTCCATGACCGCTGGTGA
- a CDS encoding DUF1206 domain-containing protein — translation MSATQQARSSASRAADSKPLEYLARGGFVMYGVIHLLFAWLALQVAFGSSAESDQSGALQELATKPFGKALVVIAVIGMIALAIWQAFEAAIGESGQQGKEAIAERVVSGARAIIYLSFAWTGIKVLQGSNASTGDSQQKGASSLMDNSGGRWLVGFIGLVVIGVGIGLLVYGITKKFEQKLNTQQMNATVRKTTRRLGVAGYSAKGVAYAIAGGLIVAAAVTYDPEKARGLDAALKLLVDQPFGPWLLALVALGIACFGVYCFSQARYRKV, via the coding sequence ATGTCAGCCACCCAGCAAGCCCGCAGCTCGGCCTCCCGTGCCGCCGACAGCAAGCCGCTCGAATATCTCGCCCGTGGTGGCTTCGTCATGTACGGCGTCATCCACCTCCTCTTCGCCTGGCTCGCCCTCCAGGTCGCGTTCGGCAGCTCGGCCGAGAGCGACCAGTCCGGCGCGCTCCAGGAGCTCGCCACCAAGCCGTTCGGCAAGGCGCTGGTGGTCATCGCCGTCATCGGCATGATCGCTCTGGCCATCTGGCAGGCGTTCGAGGCCGCGATCGGCGAGAGCGGTCAGCAGGGCAAGGAGGCGATCGCCGAGCGGGTTGTCTCCGGCGCCCGCGCGATCATCTACCTGTCGTTCGCCTGGACCGGGATCAAGGTGCTGCAGGGCTCGAACGCCTCGACCGGCGACAGCCAGCAGAAGGGCGCGTCCAGCCTGATGGACAACAGCGGCGGCCGCTGGCTCGTCGGCTTCATCGGCCTCGTGGTGATCGGCGTCGGCATCGGCCTGCTGGTCTACGGCATCACCAAGAAGTTCGAGCAGAAGCTCAACACGCAGCAGATGAACGCGACCGTCCGCAAGACCACCCGTCGCCTCGGTGTTGCCGGCTACTCCGCCAAGGGTGTCGCCTACGCCATCGCCGGTGGCCTCATCGTCGCCGCGGCCGTGACGTACGACCCCGAGAAGGCCCGTGGCCTCGACGCCGCGCTGAAGCTGCTGGTGGACCAGCCGTTCGGCCCGTGGCTGCTGGCCCTGGTCGCGCTGGGCATCGCCTGCTTCGGCGTCTACTGCTTCTCGCAGGCGCGCTACCGCAAGGTGTGA
- a CDS encoding DUF4235 domain-containing protein yields the protein MSSKLQKVAYKPVGLALGLGAGAIAGFVFKEIWKLASGDDDAPNATDEDRGWGEILAAAALQGAIFAAVRALVDRGGAVGVRRFTGEWPD from the coding sequence GTGAGCAGCAAGCTCCAGAAGGTGGCGTACAAGCCGGTCGGGCTCGCGCTGGGCCTCGGTGCCGGTGCCATCGCCGGTTTTGTCTTCAAGGAGATCTGGAAGCTCGCCTCCGGTGACGACGACGCCCCGAACGCGACCGACGAGGACCGTGGCTGGGGAGAGATCCTCGCCGCGGCGGCACTGCAGGGTGCCATCTTCGCCGCGGTGCGGGCGCTCGTCGATCGCGGAGGCGCTGTCGGCGTCCGTCGTTTCACCGGCGAGTGGCCGGACTGA
- a CDS encoding GNAT family N-acetyltransferase yields MDVTVQDNPARHRFEILVDGEVAGFADYRVRDEAVVVVHSEVDRAYRGQGLGGTLAGQTLDALRERGVKVVPACPFFAKYVAEHPEYDDLVAN; encoded by the coding sequence ATGGACGTCACCGTGCAGGACAACCCGGCCCGCCACCGCTTCGAGATCCTCGTCGACGGCGAGGTGGCCGGTTTTGCCGACTACCGCGTCCGGGACGAGGCCGTGGTCGTCGTGCACAGCGAGGTCGACCGGGCGTACAGGGGTCAGGGCCTGGGCGGCACGCTGGCCGGACAGACCCTGGACGCCCTGCGGGAGCGCGGCGTGAAGGTCGTCCCCGCGTGCCCGTTCTTCGCGAAGTACGTCGCGGAGCACCCGGAGTACGACGACCTCGTCGCGAACTGA
- a CDS encoding trans-aconitate 2-methyltransferase, with product MWDPAVYHRFGAERSRPFFDLTNRIGATEPRAVTDLGCGPGELTASLAERWPGARVTGVDSSPEMITKARDLGAPVEFTVADLRDWEPGPGTDVVVTNAALQWVPGHQQLISRWVRALPPGAWFAMQVPGNFGAPSHRALREVARSSAYAETVGELVREAPVDDPVGYAGLLADAGAAVDAWETTYVHLLPVAGEDHPVLRWMEGTALRPVRAALDDTRWQDFRAALGARLAAEYPARNGFVAFPFRRIFVVATTAQGERS from the coding sequence ATGTGGGATCCCGCTGTCTACCACCGCTTCGGCGCCGAGCGTTCACGCCCGTTCTTCGACCTGACCAACCGCATCGGCGCCACGGAGCCCCGCGCCGTGACCGATCTCGGCTGCGGTCCCGGCGAGCTGACCGCGAGCCTCGCCGAGCGCTGGCCCGGCGCACGTGTCACCGGTGTCGACTCCTCACCCGAGATGATCACGAAGGCGCGGGACCTCGGCGCGCCCGTGGAGTTCACCGTCGCCGACCTGCGCGACTGGGAGCCGGGCCCCGGCACGGACGTGGTCGTCACCAACGCGGCCCTGCAGTGGGTGCCGGGCCACCAGCAGCTGATCAGCCGCTGGGTGCGGGCGCTGCCGCCCGGCGCGTGGTTCGCCATGCAGGTCCCGGGCAACTTCGGCGCCCCCTCTCACCGCGCCCTGCGCGAGGTCGCCCGCAGCTCCGCGTACGCGGAAACGGTCGGTGAGCTCGTCCGCGAGGCGCCGGTGGACGACCCGGTGGGTTACGCCGGCCTGCTGGCCGACGCCGGTGCCGCGGTCGACGCCTGGGAGACGACCTACGTGCACCTGCTGCCGGTGGCCGGGGAGGACCACCCCGTGCTGAGGTGGATGGAAGGCACGGCGCTGCGCCCGGTGCGGGCCGCCCTGGACGACACGCGGTGGCAGGACTTCCGGGCCGCCCTCGGTGCCCGTCTGGCGGCGGAATACCCTGCCCGGAACGGGTTCGTGGCGTTCCCGTTCCGCCGGATCTTCGTGGTGGCGACCACCGCACAGGGGGAGAGAAGTTGA
- a CDS encoding phage holin family protein, translating to MADVLNGSPVRPATDQSTSELVQKASEQLSRLVKDEIALAKAELTEKGKHAGIGVGLFGGGGVLALYGVGALFATLIIVLDLFLPLWLAALIITVVLFATAGVLALLGKKQVTQAVPPEPSAAIASAKADVDEVKHAIKTRSRA from the coding sequence ATGGCCGATGTCCTGAACGGTAGCCCGGTCCGTCCGGCGACCGACCAGTCCACCTCGGAATTGGTACAGAAGGCGAGCGAGCAGCTCTCTCGTCTGGTGAAGGATGAGATCGCGCTCGCAAAGGCGGAGCTCACGGAGAAGGGTAAGCACGCCGGCATCGGTGTGGGTCTGTTCGGCGGAGGAGGGGTGCTCGCGCTGTACGGCGTCGGGGCACTGTTCGCCACGCTGATCATCGTTCTCGATCTGTTCCTGCCGCTGTGGCTCGCCGCCCTGATTATCACCGTGGTGCTGTTCGCCACGGCCGGGGTCCTGGCGCTGCTCGGCAAGAAGCAGGTCACCCAGGCTGTCCCGCCGGAGCCGTCGGCCGCCATCGCCAGCGCGAAGGCGGACGTCGATGAGGTCAAGCACGCGATCAAGACCAGGAGCCGGGCATGA
- a CDS encoding glycoside hydrolase family 3 protein — MPNHGELPDLAATVLQPGFVGTTVPDWVRRRLGEGLGGVALFARNVESPAQVAALTAQLRAERPDVIVAIDEEAGDVTRFESRHGSSRPGNLGLGAIDDTDLTSAVARDLGLELAHAGITLDYAPDTDVNSNPDNPVIGVRAFGAEPGLVARHGAAWIRGLQESGVAACAKHFPGHGDTAVDSHHDVPLIDRSREWLDEVELVPFRAAIAAGVQSVMTGHLLVPAYDPDLPATLSRRILTGLLREELGFEGLIVTDGIEMQGVRRAYGLEGATVRALAAGADAICVGGDHADEQTALRLRDAIVAAVRSGELPEARLRDAAARVRKLAAWTLETQTSIGARAVADAAGSDAHEVAVIGGSVVGQAAARRAVRVTATADAPDLPLTLPPHVVEFAPPRNIAIGAETPWGVGAPLNTLLPGTTSVRLSADDLAGVTDPVAPILAGAGARPLVLVVRDVHRHPWIADALERTLAVRPDAIVVEMGVPVVVSGGLHLATYGATRACGQAAAEIIAGTSVPHLASQALAA; from the coding sequence GACTGGGTCCGGCGCCGGCTGGGTGAGGGGCTGGGCGGCGTTGCGCTGTTCGCCCGCAACGTCGAGTCGCCCGCGCAGGTCGCGGCGCTGACCGCCCAACTGCGCGCCGAACGGCCGGACGTCATCGTGGCCATCGACGAGGAGGCCGGTGACGTCACCCGCTTCGAGTCGCGGCACGGCAGCTCCCGGCCCGGCAACCTCGGCCTCGGCGCGATCGACGACACCGACCTGACCTCCGCCGTCGCCCGCGACCTCGGCCTGGAGCTGGCCCACGCCGGCATCACGCTGGACTACGCGCCGGACACCGACGTCAACAGCAACCCCGACAACCCGGTGATCGGCGTCCGCGCGTTCGGCGCCGAACCCGGCCTCGTGGCCCGGCACGGCGCGGCGTGGATCCGGGGCCTTCAGGAGTCCGGCGTCGCCGCCTGCGCCAAGCACTTCCCGGGTCACGGCGACACCGCCGTCGACTCGCACCACGACGTGCCCCTGATCGACCGCAGCCGCGAGTGGCTGGACGAGGTCGAGCTGGTGCCGTTCCGGGCCGCCATCGCCGCGGGCGTGCAGTCGGTCATGACCGGTCACCTGCTCGTGCCCGCGTACGACCCGGACCTGCCCGCGACGCTGAGCCGGCGGATCCTGACCGGGCTGCTCCGCGAGGAGCTGGGCTTCGAGGGCCTGATCGTCACCGACGGCATCGAGATGCAGGGCGTCCGCCGCGCCTACGGCCTCGAGGGCGCCACCGTGCGCGCCCTGGCCGCCGGCGCCGACGCCATCTGTGTCGGCGGCGACCACGCCGACGAGCAGACCGCGCTCCGCCTGCGGGATGCCATCGTCGCCGCCGTCCGCAGTGGCGAGCTGCCGGAGGCGCGGCTGCGCGACGCCGCGGCCCGGGTCCGCAAGCTGGCCGCCTGGACGCTGGAGACGCAGACCTCGATCGGCGCCCGCGCCGTGGCCGACGCCGCCGGATCGGACGCGCACGAGGTCGCCGTGATCGGTGGATCCGTCGTCGGCCAGGCCGCCGCCCGCCGTGCGGTCCGCGTGACCGCCACCGCGGACGCCCCGGACCTGCCGCTGACCCTCCCGCCGCACGTGGTCGAGTTCGCCCCGCCGCGCAACATCGCCATCGGCGCCGAGACGCCCTGGGGTGTGGGCGCACCGCTGAACACCCTGCTGCCGGGGACCACGTCGGTCCGGCTCTCCGCCGACGACCTGGCCGGCGTGACCGACCCGGTCGCCCCGATCCTCGCCGGTGCCGGCGCCCGCCCGCTGGTGCTCGTGGTGCGGGACGTGCACCGGCACCCGTGGATCGCGGACGCGCTCGAGCGCACCCTGGCCGTGCGTCCCGACGCGATCGTGGTCGAGATGGGTGTGCCGGTCGTCGTCAGCGGCGGCCTGCACCTCGCGACCTATGGCGCCACGCGGGCCTGCGGTCAGGCGGCGGCCGAGATCATCGCCGGCACCTCGGTGCCGCACCTGGCGTCGCAGGCGCTCGCCGCCTGA